The following are encoded together in the Poseidonibacter lekithochrous genome:
- the lpxC gene encoding UDP-3-O-acyl-N-acetylglucosamine deacetylase, which translates to MKQRTIAKEVEIVGIGLHKGVPVKMRLEPLDSDMGIIFYRVDAGVTIPLEIANVVDTKMATVIGKDDVVVSTIEHLLSAVYAYGIDNLRVVIDNDEVPVLDGSSSGYCMLIEEAGIKELDKSKKAIKVKKEVEVTTPEGKRVCLKPSNHIVYDFKISFDHPSIGEQNFHFDYSIAEYKENISRARTFGFLHEVQYLRSVGLAQGGSMENAIVLDQSKVLNPEGLRYTDEFVRHKILDAIGDMALLGYTLVGEYDAVAGSHHLNHLLTKELYKDPENYEIIDLEEASAEAEVFELAYSKVEI; encoded by the coding sequence ATGAAACAAAGAACAATTGCAAAAGAAGTAGAAATTGTAGGAATTGGATTACATAAAGGCGTTCCTGTAAAAATGAGATTAGAACCATTAGATTCAGATATGGGAATAATTTTTTACAGAGTTGATGCTGGGGTAACTATTCCTTTAGAAATTGCCAATGTAGTTGATACAAAAATGGCAACAGTTATTGGTAAAGATGATGTTGTAGTTTCAACAATTGAACATTTATTATCAGCAGTTTATGCATACGGGATTGATAATTTAAGAGTAGTAATCGATAATGATGAAGTTCCAGTATTAGATGGAAGTTCATCTGGATACTGTATGCTTATTGAAGAAGCTGGTATTAAAGAACTTGATAAGTCTAAAAAAGCTATCAAAGTTAAAAAAGAAGTTGAAGTTACAACTCCTGAGGGTAAAAGAGTATGTCTTAAACCTTCAAATCACATTGTATATGATTTTAAAATATCTTTTGATCATCCATCAATTGGTGAGCAAAACTTTCATTTTGATTACTCTATTGCTGAATATAAAGAAAATATTTCAAGAGCTAGAACATTTGGATTTTTACATGAAGTTCAATACTTAAGAAGTGTTGGTTTAGCTCAAGGTGGCTCTATGGAGAACGCTATTGTTTTAGACCAATCAAAAGTATTAAATCCAGAAGGTTTAAGATATACAGATGAGTTTGTAAGACACAAAATCTTAGATGCAATTGGTGATATGGCTTTATTAGGTTATACCTTAGTTGGAGAATATGATGCAGTTGCTGGTTCTCACCATTTAAATCACTTATTAACGAAAGAGTTATATAAAGATCCTGAGAATTATGAAATTATCGATTTAGAAGAAGCTAGTGCTGAAGCAGAAGTATTTGAATTAGCTTATTCTAAAGTTGAAATATAA
- the thrB gene encoding homoserine kinase gives MKVSVPATSANLGPGFDSLGLAIAMKNQVIIKPSKFHSVSLKGEGANNPVLKDNNMFISIFNDFYYNLTHRKRHFRYEFFNEIPLSRGLGSSSAVIVSAIASAYAIEGIKLDKDKLLNLALAYENHPDNITPAVMGGFNVATVQDNEVRYINKNIPKSLKAVVVIPNRPISTQLSRKALPFKYSKDDVIFNISHSSLLTAAFMSENWKMLRTASMDKVHQKYRMKQMPELFDVQKTALKSGALMSTLSGSGSTLFSICFAEDAKKIEKSLKSRFPHFKVFSSDFDNVGVKIDL, from the coding sequence ATGAAAGTAAGCGTTCCTGCTACTAGTGCAAATTTAGGACCAGGGTTTGATTCTCTTGGACTAGCAATTGCTATGAAAAACCAAGTTATTATTAAGCCATCAAAATTTCACAGTGTATCATTAAAAGGTGAGGGTGCTAATAACCCTGTATTAAAAGATAACAATATGTTTATCTCAATTTTTAATGATTTTTATTATAATTTGACACATAGAAAAAGACATTTTAGATATGAATTCTTTAATGAAATTCCATTATCTAGAGGATTAGGTTCTTCTTCTGCTGTAATTGTATCAGCAATTGCTAGTGCATATGCTATTGAAGGCATTAAATTAGATAAAGATAAATTATTAAATTTAGCACTTGCTTATGAAAATCATCCAGATAATATTACACCAGCTGTAATGGGTGGATTTAATGTGGCAACTGTACAAGATAATGAAGTTAGATATATTAATAAAAATATACCAAAATCATTAAAAGCTGTTGTAGTAATTCCTAATAGACCTATTTCAACACAATTATCTAGAAAAGCGTTACCTTTTAAATACTCTAAAGATGATGTAATATTTAATATTTCTCATTCTTCATTATTAACGGCTGCATTTATGAGTGAAAACTGGAAAATGCTTAGAACTGCATCTATGGATAAAGTTCACCAAAAATATAGAATGAAACAAATGCCAGAATTATTTGATGTACAAAAAACAGCACTTAAAAGTGGTGCTTTAATGAGTACATTATCAGGTTCAGGTTCAACACTGTTTTCTATCTGTTTTGCTGAAGATGCAAAGAAGATTGAAAAATCACTTAAAAGTAGATTTCCTCATTTTAAAGTTTTCAGTTCAGACTTTGATAATGTGGGCGTTAAAATAGATCTTTAA
- a CDS encoding sigma factor G inhibitor Gin — translation MLVRLKCEDKKLVLFNNYGRSFYICKDCISKIVQTDIDQRVYKKIDKALCRECKNKDKYVLQLKEMLTDVR, via the coding sequence ATGCTAGTAAGACTTAAATGTGAAGATAAAAAACTTGTATTATTTAACAATTATGGTAGAAGTTTTTATATCTGTAAAGATTGTATATCAAAAATAGTACAAACAGATATTGATCAAAGAGTTTATAAAAAAATTGATAAGGCACTATGTAGAGAGTGCAAAAATAAAGATAAGTATGTTCTACAACTTAAGGAGATGTTAACAGATGTCAGATAA
- the infB gene encoding translation initiation factor IF-2, whose protein sequence is MSDKVRVYEIAEEAGASSSEVIAKAKDLNIELKSPQSAVSFEDAEEIANYIMTGKSSKIAEKPAAKPKKVVVKKAEPVKPVEEVSKVEAPKVEAEKKEEKETISKPTTPVEKPASDEVQKEEKKEETKEEAVVSKPKKIIPKRRGLKIIKKKKPREVEPKIEDKPTEIQPRKKMKSLSEILGSNDSDTSSKDDNFDARRAKKKEKKKQATRTHDHGRKLDVNRGASDDFNNKTEHSLLGEEVVLLDMGLSDTSKLLEETKPQNTNKQARGSKPAAFGNRPQGLKRRKRKKRIKREFESVEITEVTIPEDIRVYEFAEACGKSASEVISVLFGLGMLVTKNDFLKQDELEILGEEFDIEVTVKDALEDVNYVDEYLEEEIDDSNFSERPPVVTIMGHVDHGKTSLLDKIRSSKIAAGEAGGITQHISSYTVEKDGKKITFVDTPGHAAFSAMRARGASVTDVVIIVVAADDGVKPQTEEVISHAKASGCPIIVAVNKMDKETANMDMVKSQMAEREMTPVDWGGDIEFIGVSAHSGMGIDDLLENILLQSEILELKADPTAKAKATVVESLLEKGRGPVATVIVQNGTLKVGDNIVCDTTFGRVKAITNDMGKPVKQLGLSETGNVLGLSEVPAAGSVMVVQDSDKEAREIATKRAEHERAKELSKSTKVSLEEMSGLIAEGKIKQLPVIIKTDVGGSLEAIKGSLEKIANEEVKVKVIHAAVGGITESDLVLASASEGCIILGFNVRPTGSVKSKAKADGITINTYSIIYDLIDDIKATLSGMMSGVIREENTGQAEVRDTFVVPKVGTVAGCLVTDGKVIRGGLARIIRDGVVTYTGKISSLKRFKDDAKEVANGYECGIMFDKFNDIKVGDFIETFIEIEEKVSIDD, encoded by the coding sequence ATGTCAGATAAAGTAAGAGTTTATGAAATTGCAGAAGAGGCGGGAGCTAGTAGCTCGGAAGTTATTGCAAAAGCAAAAGATTTAAATATAGAACTTAAATCACCTCAAAGTGCAGTTTCATTTGAAGACGCAGAAGAGATTGCAAATTATATAATGACTGGTAAAAGTTCTAAAATAGCTGAAAAACCTGCAGCTAAGCCTAAGAAGGTAGTTGTAAAAAAAGCAGAACCAGTAAAACCAGTTGAAGAAGTTTCTAAAGTTGAGGCTCCTAAAGTGGAAGCTGAAAAGAAAGAAGAAAAAGAAACAATCTCAAAACCTACAACACCAGTTGAAAAACCTGCATCTGATGAAGTACAAAAAGAAGAAAAGAAAGAAGAAACAAAAGAAGAAGCAGTTGTTTCTAAACCTAAAAAGATAATTCCTAAGAGAAGAGGTCTAAAAATTATCAAGAAGAAAAAGCCAAGAGAAGTTGAACCTAAGATTGAAGATAAACCAACTGAAATTCAACCTAGAAAGAAAATGAAATCTCTTAGTGAAATTTTAGGAAGTAATGATTCTGATACATCTTCAAAAGATGATAATTTCGATGCTAGAAGAGCTAAGAAAAAAGAGAAGAAAAAACAAGCTACTAGAACACATGATCATGGTAGAAAATTAGATGTTAACAGAGGTGCCTCTGATGACTTTAATAATAAAACTGAACACTCACTACTTGGGGAAGAAGTTGTATTATTAGATATGGGATTATCTGATACTTCAAAACTTTTAGAGGAAACTAAACCTCAAAATACTAATAAGCAAGCAAGAGGTTCTAAACCAGCTGCATTTGGTAATAGACCACAAGGTTTAAAAAGAAGAAAAAGAAAGAAAAGAATTAAAAGAGAATTCGAATCAGTTGAAATTACTGAAGTAACAATTCCTGAAGACATTAGAGTATATGAATTTGCTGAGGCGTGTGGTAAATCTGCTTCTGAAGTGATTTCTGTATTATTCGGTCTTGGTATGTTAGTTACTAAAAATGACTTCTTAAAACAAGACGAATTAGAAATTCTTGGTGAAGAGTTTGATATTGAAGTTACTGTTAAAGATGCATTAGAAGACGTAAACTACGTTGATGAATATTTAGAAGAAGAAATTGATGATTCTAACTTCTCAGAAAGACCACCAGTTGTTACTATTATGGGTCACGTTGACCATGGTAAAACTTCTTTACTTGACAAAATTAGATCTTCTAAAATTGCTGCAGGTGAAGCAGGTGGAATTACTCAACATATTTCATCTTACACAGTTGAAAAAGATGGAAAGAAAATTACATTTGTTGATACTCCAGGTCACGCCGCGTTCTCTGCTATGAGAGCAAGAGGTGCAAGTGTTACTGATGTTGTAATTATTGTTGTAGCTGCAGATGATGGTGTTAAACCTCAAACTGAAGAAGTAATTTCTCATGCAAAAGCATCTGGATGTCCAATTATTGTTGCAGTAAACAAAATGGATAAAGAGACAGCTAACATGGATATGGTTAAATCCCAAATGGCAGAGAGAGAAATGACTCCTGTTGATTGGGGTGGAGATATTGAATTTATTGGTGTATCTGCACATTCAGGAATGGGAATTGATGATTTATTAGAAAATATTTTACTTCAATCTGAAATTCTTGAACTTAAAGCTGATCCTACTGCAAAAGCAAAAGCTACTGTTGTTGAATCTTTACTTGAAAAAGGAAGAGGACCAGTTGCTACTGTTATTGTTCAAAATGGTACATTAAAAGTTGGTGATAATATTGTTTGTGATACTACTTTTGGTAGAGTTAAAGCAATTACTAATGATATGGGTAAACCAGTTAAACAACTTGGTCTTTCTGAAACAGGTAATGTTTTAGGATTAAGTGAAGTTCCAGCTGCTGGATCTGTTATGGTTGTACAAGACTCTGATAAAGAAGCAAGAGAAATTGCTACTAAAAGAGCTGAACATGAAAGAGCAAAAGAATTATCTAAATCTACTAAAGTATCTTTAGAAGAGATGAGTGGATTAATTGCAGAAGGTAAGATCAAACAATTACCAGTTATTATTAAAACTGATGTTGGTGGATCACTTGAAGCTATTAAAGGTTCTTTAGAAAAAATTGCTAACGAAGAAGTTAAAGTAAAAGTTATTCACGCTGCAGTTGGTGGAATTACTGAATCTGATTTAGTTCTTGCAAGTGCTTCTGAGGGTTGTATTATCCTTGGATTCAACGTAAGACCTACTGGTTCTGTTAAATCTAAAGCAAAAGCTGATGGAATTACTATTAATACTTATTCAATTATCTATGATTTAATTGATGATATTAAAGCTACTTTATCTGGAATGATGAGTGGTGTAATTAGAGAAGAGAATACTGGTCAAGCTGAAGTTAGAGATACATTCGTTGTTCCTAAAGTTGGAACTGTTGCTGGATGTTTAGTTACTGATGGTAAAGTAATCAGAGGTGGATTAGCAAGAATCATTAGAGATGGTGTTGTTACATACACTGGTAAAATTTCAAGTCTGAAAAGATTTAAAGATGATGCTAAAGAAGTTGCTAATGGTTACGAGTGTGGTATTATGTTTGATAAATTCAACGATATTAAAGTTGGTGACTTCATTGAAACATTCATTGAAATTGAAGAAAAAGTTTCAATTGACGACTAA
- the rbfA gene encoding 30S ribosome-binding factor RbfA codes for MKSVNLQRTESLLMELIPEGLSSLSDHRISSLAITGVNCKNGKYDAIVYFDGSDYDQKEIREIIALLKKANGRIKSYILASTGWYKCPNFTFVNDTTLEESRNIEALFAQIRKDKKEEE; via the coding sequence ATGAAAAGCGTTAATTTACAAAGAACTGAATCATTATTAATGGAGCTAATTCCAGAAGGTCTTTCATCACTTTCTGATCATAGAATTAGCTCTTTAGCTATTACAGGTGTAAACTGTAAAAATGGTAAATATGATGCAATTGTTTATTTCGATGGTTCAGATTATGATCAAAAAGAAATAAGAGAAATAATTGCATTATTAAAAAAAGCAAATGGTAGAATTAAATCTTATATTTTAGCAAGTACAGGTTGGTACAAATGTCCAAACTTTACTTTTGTTAATGATACTACTTTAGAAGAATCAAGAAATATAGAAGCTCTATTTGCTCAAATCAGAAAAGATAAAAAAGAAGAAGAATGA
- the rimP gene encoding ribosome maturation factor RimP, whose translation MSLEESIKLAVESLDAQLYDIVTTREHDDNIYRVFVTAKGGINLDKCAEISRMISPILDVEEPMGGKYRLEVSSPGIERKLRTKDHFIASVGEKVRVKDIATEVYKGELLSVDNQKIVVKTEHGEEEIEQSSILSASTYFEW comes from the coding sequence ATGAGTTTAGAAGAATCAATCAAATTAGCTGTTGAAAGTTTAGATGCTCAACTTTATGATATCGTTACAACTAGAGAACATGATGATAACATTTATAGAGTTTTTGTTACTGCTAAAGGTGGTATTAACTTAGATAAATGTGCTGAAATCTCTAGAATGATTTCACCTATTTTAGATGTTGAAGAACCTATGGGTGGAAAATATAGACTTGAAGTAAGTTCTCCTGGAATTGAAAGAAAGTTAAGAACAAAAGATCACTTTATTGCTTCAGTTGGCGAAAAAGTAAGAGTAAAAGATATTGCGACAGAAGTTTACAAAGGTGAACTTTTAAGCGTAGACAATCAAAAGATTGTTGTAAAAACTGAACATGGTGAAGAAGAAATTGAACAAAGTTCAATTCTATCTGCATCTACTTATTTTGAGTGGTAA
- the ribD gene encoding bifunctional diaminohydroxyphosphoribosylaminopyrimidine deaminase/5-amino-6-(5-phosphoribosylamino)uracil reductase RibD, which yields MKINNEFFMKLAINEAWKYQFLTYPNPAVGCVIVKGESEILSIEAHKEAGMPHAEVNALKAAFLKYHPNDLIKTKKTSHDIHEYLIKNHNGFFNDCKVYVTLEPCNHIGKTPACANLLKELNPKKVIIAHEDPNKEASGGLETLLSVNINTEIGCMKKEAYELLYPFIKWNSGTFIFYKMAQTLNGSVDGAISSNAAKAYVHALRDKIDLMLIGGNTVRVDKPTLDARYIAGRAPNVMIYSKNKIFDNSIPLFKVPNRNVIISNDLFKLLDYKFIMVEGTYNLVDILKEKLDYVILLISPKIRKGANALNDLDIDYEIVHENYIGEEKILYLKRKN from the coding sequence ATGAAAATTAATAATGAATTTTTCATGAAATTAGCAATTAACGAAGCATGGAAATATCAATTTTTAACTTATCCTAATCCTGCTGTTGGTTGTGTAATTGTAAAAGGTGAAAGTGAAATACTTTCAATTGAAGCACACAAAGAAGCTGGTATGCCGCATGCTGAAGTAAATGCACTGAAAGCTGCTTTTTTAAAATATCATCCAAATGATTTAATTAAAACAAAAAAAACTTCTCATGATATACATGAATATTTAATCAAGAATCATAATGGTTTTTTTAATGATTGTAAGGTATATGTAACACTTGAACCTTGTAATCATATAGGTAAAACTCCAGCTTGTGCTAACTTACTTAAAGAACTAAATCCTAAAAAAGTAATTATTGCACATGAAGATCCAAATAAAGAAGCTTCAGGGGGTCTAGAAACACTTTTGTCAGTTAATATTAATACTGAGATAGGTTGTATGAAAAAAGAAGCTTATGAGCTTTTATATCCATTTATCAAATGGAATAGCGGTACATTTATTTTTTATAAAATGGCACAAACTTTAAATGGCTCAGTAGATGGTGCAATATCATCCAATGCAGCAAAAGCTTATGTACATGCATTAAGAGATAAGATAGATTTAATGCTAATAGGTGGTAATACTGTTAGAGTAGATAAACCAACACTAGATGCAAGATATATAGCTGGACGAGCTCCTAATGTAATGATATACTCAAAAAATAAAATCTTTGATAATAGTATTCCTTTATTTAAAGTTCCTAATAGAAATGTAATTATTTCTAATGACTTATTTAAACTATTAGATTATAAATTTATTATGGTAGAAGGTACTTATAATTTAGTAGATATTTTAAAAGAAAAATTAGATTATGTTATTTTATTAATCAGTCCAAAAATTAGAAAAGGCGCTAATGCTTTAAATGATTTAGATATTGACTATGAAATAGTACATGAGAATTATATAGGTGAAGAAAAAATTCTTTATTTGAAAAGAAAAAACTAG
- the efp gene encoding elongation factor P, translated as MALGMSDLKKGLKIELDGIPYKITDYAHVKPGKGAAFVRCKIKNFLNAKTIEKTFHAGDKFETPDLQQKTMQFLYDDGEMLQFMDTTTYEQIGLTYDQVGDAEKWIIDGMNVDMMFFNGNAITVEPPATVEMKIVETPPNFKGDSQGGKKPATLECGAVVQIPFHLVEGDIIKCDTKTGEYVEKVK; from the coding sequence ATGGCATTAGGAATGAGTGATTTAAAAAAAGGTCTTAAGATTGAATTAGATGGTATTCCATATAAAATTACAGATTACGCACATGTTAAACCTGGTAAAGGTGCTGCATTCGTAAGATGTAAAATCAAGAACTTTTTAAACGCAAAAACTATTGAAAAAACTTTTCACGCAGGTGACAAGTTTGAAACTCCAGATTTACAACAAAAGACTATGCAGTTTTTATATGATGATGGTGAAATGTTACAATTCATGGATACTACAACATATGAACAAATTGGTTTAACATATGATCAAGTTGGTGATGCTGAAAAATGGATCATCGATGGTATGAATGTTGATATGATGTTCTTTAACGGTAATGCAATTACTGTTGAGCCACCAGCAACTGTTGAAATGAAAATTGTTGAAACTCCACCAAACTTCAAAGGTGATTCGCAAGGTGGTAAAAAACCTGCAACTCTTGAATGTGGTGCTGTTGTACAAATTCCATTCCACTTAGTTGAAGGTGACATTATTAAATGTGATACTAAAACTGGTGAATATGTAGAAAAAGTTAAGTAA
- the serA gene encoding phosphoglycerate dehydrogenase has product MSKHTIVVCDHIHEDGLNILQNTEDINYVYAADIDKTELLNVIKDADVAITRSSTDVDEKFLNAAENLKAIIRAGVGYDNVDMEGCSKRGIIAMNVPTANTIAAVELTMAHMLSCMRKFPYAHNQLKQDRIWKREDWYGNELYGKKLGVIGFGNIGHRVALRAKSFEMDVVTYDPYIPSTKATDLGINYTNNFDDILNCDIITIHTPKNQETLNMIGEEEIAKMKDGVVLINCARGGLYNEDALVNNLKTGKIAMAGIDVFIKEPAIDHPLLDLPNVTVTAHLGANTKESQKQIAIQAAENAIESARGIAYPNALNLPIDESKIPSFVKPYIELTQKMAFLVAQSDKSEIRSINVSAEGEISEYLDSLQTFATVGALAVASGDEINYVNANFLAEEKGIELTTSEFSATSGYQNKVSIKITTSNGVQTICGTVFNEDVQRIVDINNFPLDIEPKGKMIIMRNSDVPGVIGEVGSILADNNINIADFRLSRGKDGALAVILVDEKVCTDTIKKLENLEAAISVSYAEI; this is encoded by the coding sequence ATGAGTAAACACACAATCGTAGTTTGTGACCATATACATGAAGATGGATTAAATATCTTACAGAATACTGAAGATATTAATTATGTATATGCAGCAGATATTGATAAAACTGAACTTTTAAATGTAATTAAAGATGCTGATGTAGCAATTACGAGATCTTCAACTGATGTTGATGAAAAATTCTTAAATGCTGCAGAGAACTTAAAAGCTATTATTAGAGCTGGTGTTGGATACGATAACGTTGATATGGAAGGTTGTAGCAAAAGAGGAATCATTGCTATGAACGTTCCTACAGCGAATACTATTGCAGCAGTAGAATTAACTATGGCACATATGTTATCTTGTATGAGAAAATTTCCATATGCACATAACCAATTAAAACAAGATCGAATCTGGAAAAGAGAAGACTGGTATGGTAATGAATTATATGGAAAAAAACTTGGTGTAATTGGTTTCGGTAATATCGGACATAGAGTTGCATTAAGAGCTAAATCATTTGAAATGGACGTAGTAACATACGACCCATACATTCCTTCTACTAAAGCAACTGATTTAGGTATTAATTATACAAATAATTTTGATGATATCCTTAACTGTGATATTATTACAATTCATACACCAAAAAATCAAGAAACACTTAATATGATTGGTGAAGAAGAAATTGCAAAAATGAAAGATGGTGTAGTTTTAATTAACTGTGCTAGAGGTGGTTTATATAATGAAGATGCATTAGTAAACAATCTTAAAACTGGAAAAATTGCAATGGCTGGTATTGATGTATTTATTAAAGAACCTGCAATAGATCATCCATTATTAGATTTACCAAATGTGACTGTAACTGCCCATTTAGGTGCAAATACTAAAGAATCACAAAAACAAATTGCTATTCAAGCTGCTGAAAACGCTATTGAATCTGCAAGAGGTATTGCATACCCAAATGCTCTTAATTTACCAATTGATGAAAGTAAAATTCCATCATTTGTTAAACCATATATTGAGTTAACTCAAAAAATGGCATTCTTAGTTGCTCAAAGTGATAAGAGTGAAATTAGATCAATTAATGTATCTGCAGAAGGTGAAATTTCTGAATATTTAGATTCATTACAAACATTTGCAACAGTAGGTGCATTAGCAGTAGCTTCTGGTGATGAAATCAACTATGTAAATGCTAACTTCTTAGCTGAAGAAAAAGGTATAGAATTAACTACATCTGAATTCTCAGCAACTAGCGGTTACCAAAATAAAGTATCAATTAAAATTACAACTTCTAATGGTGTTCAAACAATTTGTGGAACAGTATTTAATGAAGATGTACAAAGAATAGTTGATATTAATAACTTCCCATTAGACATTGAACCAAAAGGTAAAATGATCATAATGAGAAATAGTGATGTTCCAGGTGTTATTGGAGAGGTTGGTTCAATTTTAGCTGACAACAATATTAACATCGCTGACTTTAGATTATCAAGAGGTAAAGACGGTGCTTTAGCTGTTATTCTTGTAGATGAAAAAGTTTGTACTGATACTATTAAAAAACTTGAAAACTTAGAAGCAGCAATATCTGTTTCTTACGCAGAAATTTAA
- a CDS encoding 30S ribosomal protein S1, whose translation MGIEDIDLGEDFDFEQMLNESFENAENNSVVDGVIVEISGDRVLVDVGQKIEGQINISEITINGEVQYKASETLKVMLMGNRGERPNISHKKVLQKEKFDAFVEKHGEDVEEVTIEGKIVSVKQRGGFIIEDEEGCEYFMPMAQSYLKAHGAVGKKVKAKVLKVNAAQNSIIVSRKKLIEESKALKDNKVAEILEQNEPVNGIIKKITSYGMFVDLGGIDGLVNYNEISYKGPVNPANYYNEGDEVTVVVLSYDKTKQHLSLSIKAALANPWEEIKDELEVGDTITVTVSNFESYGAFVDLGNDIEGLLHISEISWNKNVKNPKELLTLGEEVNVEVIELDVDKKRLRVSLKNLQEKPFSKFTKDHKVGDVITGNIATLTDFGAFVTVGEVDGLLHNEEASWESNAKCKTLFKKGDEVEVKIIKIDREKENISLSIKEIADSPAKKFQDAHKIGDIVKGAVKDSKDFGIFIKLEDNLDGLIRNEDFGPLEDEEVKNGDEIEAVVVNIDTKRNRVRLSVKRLEQQQEREVLKAVNDDSAMTLGDLLKDQIKN comes from the coding sequence ATGGGTATCGAAGATATTGATTTAGGTGAAGACTTTGATTTTGAGCAAATGCTTAATGAGTCTTTCGAGAATGCTGAGAACAACTCGGTTGTAGATGGTGTTATTGTTGAAATCTCTGGAGACAGAGTTTTAGTTGACGTTGGTCAAAAAATTGAAGGTCAGATTAATATTTCTGAAATTACAATTAATGGAGAAGTTCAGTATAAAGCTTCTGAAACTCTTAAAGTAATGTTAATGGGTAATAGAGGTGAAAGACCGAATATTTCTCATAAAAAAGTATTACAAAAAGAGAAATTCGACGCATTTGTTGAAAAACATGGTGAAGATGTTGAAGAAGTAACTATTGAAGGTAAGATTGTTTCTGTTAAACAAAGAGGCGGATTCATTATTGAAGATGAAGAAGGTTGTGAATATTTCATGCCTATGGCTCAATCTTACTTAAAAGCTCACGGTGCAGTTGGTAAAAAAGTTAAAGCAAAAGTATTAAAAGTTAATGCTGCGCAAAACTCTATCATTGTATCTAGAAAAAAACTTATTGAAGAATCAAAAGCTTTAAAAGATAATAAAGTTGCTGAAATCTTAGAACAAAATGAACCAGTAAACGGTATCATTAAAAAAATCACTTCTTACGGAATGTTTGTTGATTTAGGTGGAATTGATGGTTTAGTAAACTACAATGAAATCTCTTACAAAGGTCCTGTAAATCCTGCTAACTACTATAACGAAGGTGACGAAGTTACTGTTGTTGTATTATCTTACGATAAAACAAAACAACACTTATCATTATCAATTAAAGCAGCTTTAGCTAATCCATGGGAAGAGATTAAAGATGAATTAGAAGTTGGTGATACAATTACTGTTACTGTTTCTAACTTTGAATCTTACGGTGCATTTGTTGACTTAGGAAATGATATTGAAGGTTTATTACATATCTCTGAAATTTCATGGAATAAAAACGTTAAAAACCCAAAAGAATTATTAACTTTAGGTGAAGAAGTTAACGTTGAAGTTATCGAATTAGACGTAGATAAAAAAAGATTAAGAGTATCTCTTAAAAACTTACAAGAAAAACCTTTCTCTAAATTTACAAAAGACCACAAAGTTGGTGATGTAATTACTGGTAATATTGCTACTTTAACTGACTTCGGTGCATTTGTAACTGTTGGTGAAGTTGATGGTTTATTACATAATGAAGAAGCTTCTTGGGAATCTAATGCTAAGTGTAAAACACTTTTCAAAAAAGGTGACGAAGTAGAAGTTAAAATCATTAAAATTGACAGAGAAAAAGAAAATATTTCATTATCAATTAAAGAAATTGCTGATTCTCCTGCAAAAAAATTCCAAGACGCTCACAAAATTGGTGATATCGTTAAAGGTGCAGTTAAAGATTCTAAAGACTTCGGTATCTTCATTAAATTAGAAGATAACTTAGACGGATTAATCAGAAACGAAGATTTTGGACCATTAGAAGATGAAGAAGTTAAAAATGGTGATGAAATTGAAGCTGTAGTAGTAAATATTGATACTAAAAGAAATAGAGTTAGATTATCAGTTAAAAGATTAGAGCAACAACAAGAAAGAGAAGTTCTAAAAGCTGTTAATGATGATTCTGCTATGACTTTAGGTGATTTATTAAAAGATCAAATTAAAAACTAG